The Caulobacter sp. FWC2 region GCGGCCCGATCACCCTGACCGACGCCGCGGTCGAGCGCTACTTCATGACCATCCCCGAGGCCGTGCAACTGGTGCTGCGCGCCGTGGCCCTGTCACGCATCGCCTCCGAACCCGAAGCCGGCGTCCTGACCCTGGAGATGGGCGAGCCGGTCAAGATCATCGACCTGGCCCGCCGGATGATCGAGCTGCAGGGCCTGACGCCCGGCAAGGACATCGAGATCCTGATCACCGGCCTGCGTCCCGGCGAGAAGCTGACCGAGACCCTGGTCGACGTGAACGAGGTCGCACGCCCCAAGGCCCCGGGCATCATCGAAGCCCTGCGCCTGGCCGACGCCCCGGTCATCGAGCCCGAGCGCCTGCTGGCCCTCGACGCCCTGGCCGAGCTGGGCGACGAGCCCGCCGTCCGCGCCCACCTGTTCGAACTGGTCGAGGAGCTACGCCAGGTCGGCCCGTCGAAGGTGGTCAAGATCCGGGCCTCCTAGGCCCGCTTACCCCAGCTTGAACTTCGGCGGTGGCAGGGTCAGGCGGGTGTCGGCCACGGCCTCGCCCTTGAAGAACCGCACCAGCAGCGGCTGCACCTCGGGATGGGCCTCGAAGACGTTGTGGCCGGCGTTCTCGACGATCACCCGCGACTTGCGCTGGAACTGCGCCGCCACCTCGTCCTGCTCGGACATCGGCGTGCGGCCGTCCAGCGTGCCGGCGATCAGCAGGGCGGGATGGTCGATGCGGAACGGCGCCCGGAAGCCCTCGCCCAGATCGACGCCCGGGACGGCGCCCAGCAGTTGCGGCATCGGGAAGTTCAGCGCCGAGCCCACGACCGCGGTCTTGGCCTCGCGCCGCACCAGGGCCAGCCGGGCCGGCGAGATCCCTGACGCCAGGTCCGTGGCCTCGGGCATGCCGGCGATGCCGAGAAGGCCCGCGAATTCGCCGATGAACGGCGTCAGCACGTCCATCCGACCGGCGTCCAGCGCCAGGTACAGGTTCGGCAGCATGACCAGGGTCTGGGGATTGGCGATCAGGCTGCCGGCCATTAGCTGGATCGCGAAGCCACCCAGCTTCAGCTCGACCGGCGCGCCATTGAGCGTGGCGGCCATCGGCGCCGGCGACGCCTCCAGCCTGGCGTGGACCCGCCGCATCAGCGCCGGCAGGTCGGGGATCGCCGCCCGGACGGCGGGATCGGCGGCCAGCAGCCCATCCACCTGGCGCAGCAGGGCGTCGATCGCCGCCGGCCGCTTCACCGTCTGATCCTGGCCCTCCAGGCTGGCCAAGGCGACGCGGCCGACCCGGTCGCCATGCCGCTTGAGCATGCTGAGCGCCAGGTGCGTGCCGTAGCTGATGCCCCACAGGTCGACCTTCTCCGCGCCCAGGTGACGGCGCAGGTCGTCGATGTCGTCGGCGTTCTGCTCGGTATTGTAGCCGGTCATGGCCACACCGGCCTTGGTCCAGTCGGCCCAGGCCGCCTGGAAATCCTGGCGGACATAGGCCGTCAGCCCGGCCTCCGTGAACACCGGCGGCGGGCGCGTCGAGGTCGGGCGCTCCGGTATGGCGTTGGACAGGCCTGTGCCGCGCTGGTCGAAGGCGATGACGTCGGCCACGTCGCGCAGGGCCATCATGATCGGAAAGCGCGGCCCGGACAGGGCGCGCGTCGCCGTGCCGCCGGGACCACCGGCCAGGTAGACGATCGGCGGACCGGGCTTGGCCGCCGTCGAGGCGAACCGGACATAGTGCAGCCGGATCTTCCGCGAGCCCGGAATGCGGCGATCCTCGGGAACCTCCAGGAAGCCCCGCTCGGCGTCGGTGTCCTGGCCCTTCCAGCCCTTGAACTTGAAGGGGCCGGCCTGGAGCGGCGCCGTTGGCGGGGCGATAGCCTGGGCGAAGGCCAGGGTCGGGAGGGCGAGGCCGGCGGCGGTGAGCAGGGCGCGGCGGTTGAGTAAGGTGTGGGTCATGGCCCCAGCTGAGCTGTCCCGACCGCCCTTCGCCAGGCCGCTTCGGTCAATGGCGGCGCTGGATCGGCGAATGGCGGAGCGGCTCGGCGAGCGGCGCCGTATAGGATGAGGCCATGTGGCGAACCCTGCTTCTCGGCCTGCTCCTGACCGGCCTCACGACCTTGGCCCGCGCCGCCGACCTGCCGTGGGAGGCCTGTCAGGGCGCCATGGGTCCGGCCGGTCCCGTCTTGACCGACTGCCGTCCGGTCCAGGATTTCGTCGATCCCCAGGGTCGGGCGCTGTGGATCCGCGCGCGCCTCGCCGCGCCGACCGACACCCGGCCGCACGCGCTCTACGTGGCCGGCGTCGCCTCGTCCGAGGTCTGGCTGAACGGCCAGCGCCTGGGGGCCAATGGCCGCCCCGGCGATGCGGCGCGGGACGAGATCCCCGGGCGCTACCAGGCGGTGTTTCCGATCCGCGAGACCCTGTGGCGTCCCGGCGCCAACAGCCTGGTGCTGCGCCTGTCGTCGTTCCACGGCGGCCTGCGGTTCGACCGGCCGATGAGCGCTCTGAGGGTGATGCCCTATCCCTATCCGCGGCGCACCGCCCTGCTGGCGATCACCTTCGTGGCGGCCGGCGCCCTGCTGGCGGCGGCGTTCGGCTTTGGCGTCATCCACGCCATGCGCCGCACCGGGTCCAGCCTGATCCTGGCCGCGATGGCCGGGGTCGCGGCCTCCCAGGCCATCGTCGAGAGCCTGAGGTCGCTGTTCGACTATCCCTATCCGCTGCACGCCTGGCGGATGAGCGCCATCTGGGGGCTGGCCGCCGCCTTCGCGGTCCTGCTGGTGACCTATGTCGCCGGACGCTTCTTGCCCCGGGCGCGCGGCTTGATGATTGGCCTGGCCTTGGGCGTGGTCGGCGCCACGGCCCTGCTGCCGGGCTTCGACGTCAAGACGGCCTGGGCGCTGATCCTGGGCGTGGCGCTCGCCGCCGCGCCGGCCGCCGCGGGCGTGCGGGCGCGTCTGCCGGGCGCGCGGCTGACCCTGGCCTATCTGGCGCTGTTCCTGGCCCTGGCCCTGGGCTTCCCCGAATGGCTGGCCGACTTCTCCTACTTCCTGCTCGCCGCGGTGCTGGTGCTGCCCCTGCTGATGGTCGAGGTGGTGCGGCTGGGCCGCGACGACCGGGGCCGCGAGGCCGCCCTGACCCGCGCCGCCAGCCAGCCCGACCGCCTGACCGTGGCCTCGGCGCGTGGCGTCGAGCTGGCGCCGCTCGCCGAGATCCTCGCCGTGGTCGGGGCCGACGACTATGTCGAACTGCGGATGGCGGGCGGCCGCAGCCTGCTGCACGCCGCGCGCCTGGACGGCCTGACGAGCCAGCTGCCGGCCAATTTCCTGCGGATCCACCGGTCGGTGATCGCCAATCTGGCCCACGTCCAGCGGCTGGAACGCGACGGGGACCGGTGGCGGCTGCACCTGCGCGAAGGCCCGCCCCTGCCCGTCAGCCGCTCGCGCCAACCCGCCCTGCGCGAGGCCCTGGACGCGCCGCCGCCGACCGCCAAGGCGACGGTTTAGCCGACGACGGAGGATCGTCTTCGGTATCGCGCCCCGAAGACGACCTGCTAAAGCGGATCCATGGCCGAACTTCACGACACCTACGATCCCCTGACCCCCGTGCCGGAAGCGCGCCGGGTCTTCCGCGCCCAGGACGCCTTTTCGCTGTGGTTCAGCCTGGGCATCGGCCTGCTGGTGCTGCAGGCCGGCGCGTTCCTGGTTCCCGGCCTCAGCCTGGGCATGGCCCTGGCGGCGATCGTCACCGGCTCGGTGCTGGGCGCCCTGCTGCTGGCCGCCGCCGGCGTGGTCGGCAGTGATACCGGCCTCTCCGCCGTCGGCACGCTGCGGCTGGCTCTGGGCGCGCGCGGCGCGGCGGTTCCGGCCGCGCTCAACGCCATCCAGCTGACCGGCTGGGGCGCGTTCGAGATCATCGCCATGCGCGACAGCGCCGACGCCCTGGCCAAGCAGACCTTCGGCTTTTCCAACCCGATGATCTGGACCCTGGCGTTCGGGATCCTGGCGACCTTCCTGGCCATCCAGGGGCCGGTGTCGTTCGTGCGCCGCTTCCTGCGCGCCTGGGGCCTGTGGCTGCTGCTGGCCGGCGCCGGCTGGCTGAGCTGGCGGCTGCTGGCCGAGCACGACCTTTCCGCCCTGCTGGCCAAGGCCGGCACCGGCGAGATGAGCTTCGGGGCCGGGGTCGACCTGGTGGTGGCCATGCCGCTGTCGTGGCTGCCGCTGATCGCCGACTACACCCGTTTCGGCCGCACCAGCGGCGGCATGTTCAAGGGCGCGGCGGCCGGCTACGTCCTGGCCAATATCTGGTTCATGGCCCTGGGCGCAGCCTACGCTCTAGCCTCCGGCGGCGGCGAGAGCCTGCTGCTGACGGCCCTGGCGGCCAGCGGCGGCGGGATCGCCCTGCTGCTGATCGTCATCGACGAGACCGACAACACCTTCGCCGACATCCATTCGGCCGCCGTCTCGACCGCGACCCTGGTCCCCGCCAAGCCGGCCAACCTGGCCCTGGCTTTCGGCGCGCTGTGCACGACTATCGCCCTGTTCGCGCCGATCACCCAGTACGAGGGCTTCCTGCTGCTGATCGGCTCGGTGTTTGCCCCGCTGTTCGGCGTGCTGCTGACCGACCACTTCGTCCTGCGCCGCCGAGCGGTCTCCACGGCCCAGGGCGGCGTGAACCTGCCGGGCTTGCTGGCCTGGGCGATCGGCATCGCCGCCTATCAAGGCTTGAGCCGCCTGGCGCCGGACCTCGGCGCGACCCTGCCCAGCTTCGTGGCGGCGGGGGTGGTCTATCTGGGGCTGAAGCGGGTTTGGGGCGGTCAGGCGGGCTAGATCGTCACCTCTCTTTGACATGCCACAATGCGCTGCCGCCGCCGCCGCTCAAGGCTGTCCTGGACAGCGACGGCGAAGGACAAAGCGAATGACCATGCCGACCAGCCCGGTAAGAAGGTTGCCTCGGCATCCGGCCGCCCTGCAGATGCTTCTACGCAGGTGGCACGCCTACATAGGCATGATCATCGCGCCCACGGTCCTGCTCTTCGCGACGACGGGCGTGCTGCAGATTTACGAGTTGCACGAGGCCCATCCCGGCTATGCGCCGCCGGCGATCGTGGCCAAGCTGGGGGTGCTGCACAAGAAGCAGCTCTATCGCGAAGGGCGTCGTCCCCCGTCGAAGCCATCCACAAAGCCCGCGACGGGACTGGCCCCGGCCGCCTCGCCTCCGGTGGCCAAGGCTCAGCGGCTTCCGACAACCTTGCTGAAGGCCTTCTTCGCCCTGGCGTCGGTCGGCCTGGTCATCTCGACGATCACCGGCGTCTGGATGACCCTGCGCCAACCGTTGCGCCGCATGCGCCATGTCCTGCTGCTGGTGGCCGGGACGGTCGTTCCCCTAGTCCTGTCCTGCCTTAGCCGATAGGCGGCGACATCACCTGCCTCGGCTAATGGAAATCCCGGCTCCTCAATAACCGGCCCGACACCTTCTGCCGCACGCGCGGGGCCGGCGCGCCCGGCTCGTCGCGCAGGGTGGAGAGGTGCGCCGACAGGTCGGTGAAGCTCTCGGCCACCACGTGGATGACGTTCTCGGCCCTTTGCACCCGGCCATGGACGACCAGGAACGAGGCGGTCATCACCACATTGCGGTCGGCCTCGAAGCGGTCCTTCCAGACCACCGCATTGGCCACGCCGGTCTCGTCCTCCAGGGTGACGAACACCACGCCCTTGGCCGTGCCCGGCCGCTGGCGGATCAGGACCAGCCCCGCCACCGACACCTTGCGGCCGTCCTTCAGGGTCAGCAGCTGCTCGGCCGTGATCACCCCGCGCCGGGTCAGCATGGCGCGGTAGAAGCTCAACGGATGGTCCTTCAGCGACAGGCTGGTGGTGCGATAGTCCTCGGCCACCTCCTGCGGCTGGCCCATGACCGGCAGCGCCGCGCGCGCCTCGAACAGCGGTAGCCCGGCCAGCAAAGGCGCGCGCACAGGCGCCTTGTGCTCGCCCTTCAACCCCTTGACCGCCCACAGCGCCTCGCGGCGGGTCAGCCCGACCGAGGCGAAGGCGTCAGCCTCGGCCAGCAGCTCCAGCGCCCGTTGCGGCACGCCGCCCTGCGCGAACTCGCCGGGGGTGCGGGCGCCTTCGGTGCGGGCGTGAACCAGGGTTTCGATATCGGCCGCCTTCAGGCCCTTGATCTGGCGGAAGCCCAGGCGGACGGCCTTCCAGCGAGGGCGGTTCTGGTCGTTGGCGATCTTGTCGGCGCGCGGCCTGAACCGGCCAGCCCCCTCCACCGCTTCGCGGTCCCCCTCCCCCATGAAGGGGGAGGAAGACGTCTTGCGCGCCTCCAGCGTGCAGTCCCAGTCGCTGGCCAGGATGTCCGGCGCCAGCACCTCCACCCCATGCTCGCGCGCGTCGCGGACCAGCTGGGCCGGCTGGTAGAAGCCCATGGGCTGTGAGTTGATCAGCGCCGCGCAGAACACGTCCGGCCACGCCCATTTGATCCAGGCCGAGACGTAAACGAGCTTGGCGAAACTGGCCGCGTGGCTCTCCGGGAAGCCGTAGTGGCCGAAGCCCTCGATCTGCTTGAAGCACCGCTCGGCGAAGTCGCGCTGGTAGCCGCGCGCCGCCATGCCCTCGACGAACTTGTCGCGGTACTCGGCCGGCGTGCCCAGGTTGCGGAAGGTGGCCATGGCCTTGCGCAGGCCGTCGGCCTCGTCGGGCGTGAACTTGGCCGCCTCGATGGCCAGGCTCATGGCCTGCTCCTGGAACAGCGGCACGCCATAGGTGTTGCCGAGGATCTCCCTCAGCTCGTTCTCGGGGCCGTGCTCGGGCGAGGGCGCGGGCCATTCGACAGGCTCGATCCCGCTCCGGCGCTTCAGGTACGGATGGACCATGTCGCCCTGGATCGGACCGGGCCGGACGATCGCCACCTCGATCACCAGGTCGTAGAACCGCCGGGGTTTCAGGCGCGGCAGCATCGACATCTGGGCCCGGCTCTCCACCTGGAAGACGCCCACGCTGTCGGCGACGCACAGCATGTCATAGACGCCCGGCAGCTCGACCGGGACATCGGCCAGGTCGACGATCGGCTCGCCGTGATCGGCCCGCAGCATGCCGAAGGCCCGCTGGATGGCGGTCAGCATGCCCAGCGCCAGGATGTCGACCTTCATCAGCTTCAGGCTGTCGATGTCGTCCTTGTCCCACTCGATGAAGGTGCGGTCGGCCATGGCCGCATTGCCGATCGGCACGGTCTCGTCCAGCCGCCGCTTGGTCAGGACGAAGCCGCCGACGTGCTGCGACAGGTGGCGTGGGAAGCCCATCAGCTCGGTCGCCAGGGTCACCGCGCGGGCGATCTCCGGCGCTTCGGGGTCCAGACCCGCATTGCGCAGATGCTCCTCGGGCAGGCCCGAACCCCAGCTGCCCCAGACCGTGCCGGCCAGCAGGTTGGTGACGTCCTCGGTCAGGCCCAGGGCCTTGCCGACATCGCGGATGGCGCTGCGCGGGCGGTAGTGGATCACCGTCCCGCAGATGGCGGCGTACTCCCGGCCATAGCGACGGTAGATGTACTGCATCACCTCCTCGCGCCGCTCGTGCTCGAAGTCGACGTCGATGTCCGGCGGCTCGCCGCGGTTCTCGGAGATGAAGCGGGTGAACAGCAGCCGGTGCTCGGTCGGATCGATCGCCGTCACACCCAGGCAGAAGCAGACCGAGGAATTGGCCGCCGACCCGCGCCCCTGGCACAGGATGCCCATGCGACGGGCCTCGCGCACGATGTCGTGCACGGTGATGAAGTAGTTGGGATAGTCCATCTTGGCGATCAGCCGCAGCTCTTCCTTCAGCTGCAGGGCCACCTTCTCCGGCACGCCGGCGGGATAGCGCCAAGCCGCGCCGGACCAGGTGAGATCGCTCAGGTGCTCCATCGCCGTCTTGCCGGCCGGCACGGGCTCGTCGGGATATTCCTCGTCGAGCTGGCCGAGGTCGAAGCCGATCCGCTCGACGATCTCGACCGTCCGCTCGACCGCGCGCGGCCAGCGGTCGAACAGGCGCGCCATCTCGGCCGGCGACTTGATGTGGCGCTCGGCATTGGCCTCGAGGTGGAAGCCGGCCTGCTGGATCGTGCAGTGCTCGCGCACGCAGGTGATGACGTCCTGCAACGGCCGCCGCTCGGGGCCGTGGTAGAGAACGTCGTTGGTCGCCACGATCGGCGCGCCGGCCTCGCGGCCCAGATCGTCCAGGCGCGAGAGACGCTTGAGGTCCTGGGCGGCATAGGCCCGGCTGGCCGCCAGCCAGGATCGCCCGCGCAGGTCGCCGGCCATGCGGGAGAGGTCGCGCTCGAAGGCCGCGTTCAGATCCTTTGGCGGGATGAGCAGCCCGATCTGGCCGTCCGAATGGTCCAGGAAATCCGGCCAGGACAGGTGGCACTCACCCTTCCCGGCCCGTCGCTGGCCCAGCGTCAGCAGCCGCGTCAGCCGGCCGAAGGCCTCGCGGTCGGTCGGGTAGCAGAGCAGGCTGGGCATGCCGTCCATGAAGTCCAGTCGGCAGCCGCTCAGCACCCGGACATTGCGCGTCTTGGCCGCCGTCCAGGCGCGTACGATCCCGGCCAGGCTGTTGCGGTCGGTGACGCCGATGGCGGAAAGGCCCAGCGCCTCGGCGGCGATGACCAGCTCCTCTGCGTGCGAGGCGCCCCGCAGGAACGAGAAGTTGGTGGTGGTCTGGAGCTCGGCATAGGCCATCAGATCCTCCCCCGTATGCGGGGGAGGTGTCGGCGGAGCCGACGGAGGGGGCGAGCTGGAAGCCGGCCGCGCTGGCCCCCTCCGGCCCTCTGGGCCACCTCCCCCGCGAGCGGGGGAGGATCTTCCGGGACGCTATCCAAACAGGCCATGGATCCACCACTTCGGGGCCTCGTCGCCGCCGAACAGCCCTTGCCTGAAGATCCAGAAGCGCCCGCCCGCATCGTCCTCGACCCGGTAGTAGTCGCGGATCTTGCCGGGGCCGGTATCGGTCTCGCCGACGCCGGCGCGCCACCATTCCTGGCCGATGCGTTCGGGACCTTCGGCCCGGCGGACACGGTGCGGACGGCCGCGCCAGGTGAACAGGCGCGGCGGATAGTCAGGCAGTTCAGCGGCGATGGCGACGATCGCCTCCGGACGCTTGAACAGCCGCACCGGGCGTGGGCGGTCGGGGTCCCAGCCCGTCGCCGGCATCGGGTCGAGCGGGGCGTTGCGGATCACCGAGCGCTCGGGCACGTGGCTGGCATAGGGATCGGCGCGCCAGACGCGGGTCTCGCCCAGGCGATTGACGAGGCGGTCGACCAGGGGCGCCAGGGTCTCGTCGAGACTGGTCCCGGTCTCGGCGTCGAGCCGGTCCTGCGCCGCCGCCAGAGGCTCGACGGCGGCGGCGTGGACGGTGACCACCTCGATGCCGAAGCCGGGGTCGACCATGTCCAGCTTGGGAACCATCAGCTTGGTCAGCCGCCTGGCGTCGCGGCCGATGCGGGCCAGGCCTGCGCGGATCGGATAGGCCTGGCCGTCCAGGCGGTGGAACACGACCTCGAAGCGCTTGGCCCCGCGCCCCTCGGCCTCCAGCCGCTGACAGATCAGGGCCAGGGCGTCGCCGGTCACGCGGGCCAGATCCTCGGGCGCGCTGATCGGCTCGAAGAAGGCCAGGCGGTCGAACCACGGCGTGGCCGGGCGGCGGAAGCTCAGGGCCTCGGCCGCCATGCCCAGGGCCTGGTCGAGGCGCAGGGTCAAGGCGAGGCCAAAGCGCTTGGCCAGCTGGGCGCGCGGCAGGGCGAACAGCTGGCCGACCCGGTGCAGGCCCAGGCGGGGCAGCTGGGCCTCGGCGGCGTCCTCCAGCCGCAGGGCCGCGACGGGCAGGCCCGCAATCGCCGCGCGCTGCTCGCCCGGCGCGACGAGGGCCAGGTCGTCTCCGAAGCGGGCAAGAGCCCAGGCCGCCCCGGCCGTGTCGGCGATCGCGGCGCGGGCCGGCACGCCCCAGCGGGCCAGCCGGCCGACGAGGTCGACCAGCATGTCGCCCTCCCCGCCCCACAGGTGGTCGGTCCCGGTGATGTCCAGGAACAGGCCGTCGCTCCCGTCGATCGCCACGGCCGGCGAGAAGCGCACGCACCAGTCGCACAGGGCTTCCAGCGCCGCGCGGTCGGCGGCCGGGTCGTGGTCGAAGGTCACGAGGTTGGGCACGAGCGCCATGGCGTCGGCGGCCTTCTGGCCGGGGCCAAGGGCAAGGGCGCGGGCAGCCTCGTCGACGGCGACGAGGCGCCGGGTCCCGCCTTCCGTGGCCAGCAGGGCGAACGGGGGCGCTTCAGCCGACGTGTCGTAGCCCGGGTTCCGCCGGCGCCACGTCGTGATCGGCCAGTTGGGACACCAGACGGAAAGGATGCGGGCCATGGCCGGCCTCCTGTGCTTCCAAGATCCAGGCGCCGGGACGTCCGCCCCGGCACCGTTCCAGTTCGACCCGCCAGCGTGGAGGGCCAAGGCCGATGTCGTCCGCCGGCGGCGGGGTCGGCGACGGCCCGATCCGCCAGCGGCTGAACGAGGCCGAGCCGGACACCGCCTGGCCCTGCCCCGCCCGGCCGCCATACGGTCTTCGGTGCAGCACCACCCCGAGGCCGCCCCGCTTCTCGCAGGCCAGCTGCAGGCGGCGGCCGGCGGTCAGGTCCGGAGCCTCGGCCTCGCCGACAGCGGCGGCGACCCCTTGAGTGGACAGCGCGTCCTCCAGCACCGACAGGGTCTCGGCCTCGTCGCGGGTGCGGACCTGGATCAACCGCTCGGTCGGGAAGCCCAGGCCGAACAGACCGGGCGCGAACAGGTCGCTGCGCCGGGCGATCCAGACGATGGCGCCCGTCTTCACCAACGGCCGCAGCAGCAGGCCGACGAAGGCGGCGGGGGCCGCCCCGGTCTCGCTCTCCAGTCCCGCGCCCGTCACCTCGTGCCAACCGCCCAGCGGCAGGCCGCCGCCCGGAAAGCACCCGTCGATGGCCGGTTCCCCGAACGGCAGGACGGGATTCGGAGTCCGAGTCCCCGCTTCGATCGCGGCGATCCGGCCTCTGAGGGCCGCAAGACGCGCCTCGCGCGAGCCGGCCATTCCACACTCCTTGTTCCACTTTTGTTCTGATCTTGTGAAGGGGGAGAGTCAAGCCTTGGAGAGTCGGGCGGGACCGGCCAAAGTGTCTCAAACGGCCGTATGAAGAGAGCCTCCATGTCCTTGTCCCGCGTCCTGATCGCCAACCGTGGCGAGATCGCCGTCCGCATCGCCCGCGCGGCGGCGGAGGCGGGGCTTGCGAGCGTGGCGGTCTACGCGACCGACGACGCGGGCAGCCCCCACGTGACGGCCGCAGACCAGGCGGTCGCCCTGCCCGGTCCGGGCGCGCGGGCCTATCTCGACATCGCCGCGATCGTAGCGGCGGCGAAGGCGCAGGGCTGCGACGCCCTGCATCCCGGCTATGGCTTCCTGTCCGAGAACCCCGCCCTGGCGCGAGCGTGCGCGGAGGCCGGGATCGTCTTCGTCGGCCCTTCGCCCGAGCATCTGGAGACCTTCGGCGACAAGGCCGCCGCCCGCGCGCTGGCGTCCGAGCGCGGCGCGCCGCTGATCCCCGGAACCGGCGCGATCGACCTCGACGCCGCCCGCGCCTTCCAGGCCGAGCACGGCGCCATCATGCTGAAGGCCCGGGCCGGCGGCGGCGGGCGCGGCATGCGCGCGGTGCTGGATCCCGGCGAGCTGGACTCCGCCTTCGCCGCCTGCGCGCGCGAAGCCGAGGCGGCGTTCGGCGACGGGGGGCTCTATGCCGAGAAGCGGATCGAACGGGCGCGGCACATCGAGGTGCAGATCGTCGGCGACGGATCCCGTGTCCTGGCGATCGGCGACCGCGACTGCTCGCTGCAACGCCGGAACCAGAAGCTGGTCGAGATCGCCCCGGCCGTCCTGCCCGAGGCTCTGCGGACCGAGCTTTGGAAACATGCCGAGACGCTGTGCGCCGGCTACCGCGGCCTGGCGACCGTGGAGTTCCTGATCGACGCCGATAGCTATGAGGCCTTCTTCCTGGAGGTCAATCCGCGCCTGCAGGTCGAGCACACGGTGACGGAGGAGGTCACGGGGCTGGACCTGGTGCGGCTGCAGTTCGACCTGGCGGCCGGCCAGCCCCTGGACCTGGAGGCTCCCCCCGCCTTCGGCGTAGCCATCCAGGCGCGGATCAATGCCGAGACCCTGACCGCCGATGGCCTGGTGAAGCCTTCCAGCGGCACGATCGGCGTCTGGAGCCCGCCGGGCGGTCCGGGCGTGCGGGTCGACGCCGGCGTCGCGGCGGGGACGACGGTCGGCGGCGCTTACGACAGCCTGCTGGCCAAGGTCATCGCGCGCGGACGGACCCATGCCGAGGCCTCGGCGCGGCTCGACCGGGCGCTGGCGGAGTTCGCCATCACGGGCGTTTCGACCACCGCGCCGCTGGTGCAGGCGATCCTGGCGGCCGCGCCGGAGAGGCCGACCACGCGGTTCATTGAGGACCACGCCGCCGAGCTGGTCGCTGGCCTGCCGGAAGACAGCGCCGCCCAGACCTTCGAGACCCTGGACGGCGCGGTCACCGTCGCCGCGCCGCTTTCGGCCACGGTCGGTTCGATCGCGGTGGCCGAGGGCGATCTCGTCCGCCCCGGCCAGGCCCTCGCCGTGCTGGAGGCCATGAAGATGGAGCACCTGGTCCACGCCACGACCGGCGGACGGGTGCTGAAGATCGCCGCCGCGCCCGGCGCGACTGTCGCCGAGGGCCAGCCGCTGGTGTTCCTGGAGCCGGTCGAGATGGACGCGGCCGTCGCCGCCGAGGCCGTCGCCGAGGACCTCGACGCCATCCGCCCCGACCTCGCCGAGGTCATCGCCCGTCACCGCTACACCCTGGACGAGGCCCGTCCCGACGCCGTCGCCAAGCGCCGCAAGACCGGCCACCGCACGGCGCGGGAGAATATCGACGACCTGGTCGATCCCGGCAGCTTCCTGGAATACGGGGCCCTGGCCATCGCGGCCCAGAAGCGGCGGCGATCGACCGAGGACTTGATCGCGAGCACCCCCGCAGACGGGCTGATCACCGGCATCGGGACCGTCAATGGCGGCCTCTTCCCGGCGGACAAGGCGCGGACGGCGGCCCTGGCCTACGACTTCACGGTGCTGGCGGGCACGCAGGGGGCGATGAACCACCGCAAGTCCGACCGGCTGATGGCGGTGATCGCCGACCAGAAGCTGCCGGTCGTGTGGTTCGCGGAAGGCGGCGGCGGCCGGCCGGGCGACACCGACACCACGGCCGTGGCGGGGCTGGACGTGCCGACGTTCCGCAGCTTCGCCCAGCTGTCGGGCCTGGTCCCGAAGATCGCCATCGTCGCCGGCCGCTGCTTCGCCGGCAACGCCGCCATCGCCGGCCTGTCGGAGATCATCATCGCCACCCGCGACAGCAACCTCGGCATGGGCGGGCCGGCGATGATCGAGGGCGGCGGCCTGGGGGTCTTCAAGCCCGAGCAGATCGGCCCGTCGGCGCACCAGTGGGCCAATGGAGTCATCGATATCCTGGCCGACGACGAGGCCCACGCCACCCGGCTGGCCAAGCAGGCCCTGTCCTATTTCCAGGGAACGCTGGCGACCTGGACCGCGCCCGACCAGCGGCGGCTGCGCAATGCGATCCCGGAGAACCGGCTGCGG contains the following coding sequences:
- a CDS encoding carboxyl transferase domain-containing protein, whose product is MSLSRVLIANRGEIAVRIARAAAEAGLASVAVYATDDAGSPHVTAADQAVALPGPGARAYLDIAAIVAAAKAQGCDALHPGYGFLSENPALARACAEAGIVFVGPSPEHLETFGDKAAARALASERGAPLIPGTGAIDLDAARAFQAEHGAIMLKARAGGGGRGMRAVLDPGELDSAFAACAREAEAAFGDGGLYAEKRIERARHIEVQIVGDGSRVLAIGDRDCSLQRRNQKLVEIAPAVLPEALRTELWKHAETLCAGYRGLATVEFLIDADSYEAFFLEVNPRLQVEHTVTEEVTGLDLVRLQFDLAAGQPLDLEAPPAFGVAIQARINAETLTADGLVKPSSGTIGVWSPPGGPGVRVDAGVAAGTTVGGAYDSLLAKVIARGRTHAEASARLDRALAEFAITGVSTTAPLVQAILAAAPERPTTRFIEDHAAELVAGLPEDSAAQTFETLDGAVTVAAPLSATVGSIAVAEGDLVRPGQALAVLEAMKMEHLVHATTGGRVLKIAAAPGATVAEGQPLVFLEPVEMDAAVAAEAVAEDLDAIRPDLAEVIARHRYTLDEARPDAVAKRRKTGHRTARENIDDLVDPGSFLEYGALAIAAQKRRRSTEDLIASTPADGLITGIGTVNGGLFPADKARTAALAYDFTVLAGTQGAMNHRKSDRLMAVIADQKLPVVWFAEGGGGRPGDTDTTAVAGLDVPTFRSFAQLSGLVPKIAIVAGRCFAGNAAIAGLSEIIIATRDSNLGMGGPAMIEGGGLGVFKPEQIGPSAHQWANGVIDILADDEAHATRLAKQALSYFQGTLATWTAPDQRRLRNAIPENRLRVYDVRALIAGLVDEGSFLELRGGFAAGMVTGLIRIEGRPMGLIANDPRHLGGAIDCEGAEKAARFLQLCDAFALPVLSLCDTPGFMVGPDNEDAAAVRRVSRQFIAGAKLRSPLFTVVTRKGYGLGAQAMAGGSFHAPAFIAAWPTGEFGGMGLEGAVKLGYRKELEAETDPAKQKALYDQLVARLYAAGKATSMAAALEIDAVIDPADTRRWIVGGLDAAAGMSKPWSVRVDSF